Proteins encoded within one genomic window of Acidovorax sp. 107:
- a CDS encoding TIGR03862 family flavoprotein — MSHTLSSSDTSTLSAEALQCEVAVIGGGPAGLMAAEVLAQADVAVHVFDAMPSVGRKFLLAGKGGLNLTHSEPHEPFVGRYAGREQQIEPLVGAFGGPELRAWAQGLGVETFVGTSGRVFPTDMKAAPLLRAWLQRLRGQGVLFHMRHRWLGWAEEGALRFDAPAGEVRVAAKAVVLALGGGSWARLGSDGAWVPLLAQRGVAVEPLHPSNCGFDVLRADAPVGETRRAFLQELLGRTPAPTVGWTPHFSEKFVGQPFKTVVLSFTDSQGRSFSRRGEFVVTATGVEGSLVYAASHLLRDEVQAHDHATFHLDLLPDHSPERVLVEVRHPRGSRSLSSHLKSRLGLDGIKAGILYEHLGKDGMNDPVALAHAIKALPITVVAARPLDEAISTAGGVAFEALDAHLMATALPGVFCAGEMLDWEAPTGGYLLTASMASGRVAGEGALRWLRGLSA, encoded by the coding sequence GTGTCTCACACCCTTTCTTCTTCCGATACGTCCACCCTGTCTGCGGAAGCATTGCAATGCGAAGTGGCCGTCATCGGCGGTGGCCCGGCGGGCCTGATGGCCGCCGAGGTGCTGGCCCAGGCGGACGTGGCCGTGCATGTGTTCGACGCCATGCCGTCCGTGGGGCGCAAGTTTCTGCTGGCGGGCAAGGGCGGGCTCAATCTCACGCATTCCGAGCCGCACGAGCCCTTTGTGGGCCGCTATGCCGGGCGCGAGCAGCAGATCGAGCCGCTGGTCGGTGCTTTTGGCGGCCCCGAGCTACGTGCGTGGGCGCAGGGGCTGGGGGTGGAGACCTTCGTGGGCACATCAGGCCGTGTGTTCCCCACCGACATGAAGGCCGCACCGTTGCTGCGCGCCTGGCTGCAGCGCCTGCGCGGGCAGGGGGTGCTGTTCCACATGCGCCACCGCTGGCTGGGCTGGGCCGAGGAGGGGGCACTGCGTTTTGACGCACCGGCAGGTGAAGTGCGTGTGGCTGCCAAGGCCGTGGTGCTCGCGCTGGGCGGCGGCAGCTGGGCGCGCCTGGGGTCGGACGGTGCCTGGGTGCCGTTGCTGGCGCAACGGGGTGTGGCTGTTGAGCCGCTGCACCCCTCCAACTGCGGTTTTGACGTGCTGCGCGCCGATGCCCCGGTGGGCGAAACGCGCCGCGCCTTTCTGCAAGAGCTGCTGGGCCGCACGCCCGCACCCACGGTGGGCTGGACGCCGCATTTTTCCGAGAAGTTTGTGGGCCAGCCCTTCAAGACCGTGGTGCTCAGCTTCACCGACAGCCAGGGCCGCAGCTTCAGCCGCCGGGGCGAGTTTGTGGTCACGGCCACGGGGGTGGAGGGCAGCCTGGTCTATGCCGCTTCGCACCTGCTGCGCGACGAGGTGCAAGCCCATGACCATGCCACGTTCCACCTCGACCTGTTGCCCGACCACAGCCCCGAGCGCGTGCTGGTGGAAGTGCGCCACCCGCGGGGCTCGCGCTCGCTGTCGAGCCACCTCAAGAGCCGTCTGGGCCTGGATGGCATCAAGGCGGGCATTCTGTATGAGCACCTGGGCAAAGACGGCATGAACGACCCCGTGGCCCTGGCCCACGCGATCAAGGCCCTGCCCATTACCGTGGTGGCTGCGCGCCCGCTGGACGAGGCCATCAGCACGGCGGGCGGCGTGGCGTTTGAGGCGCTGGACGCGCACCTGATGGCCACGGCGTTGCCGGGCGTGTTCTGCGCAGGGGAAATGCTGGACTGGGAGGCGCCTACCGGCGGCTATCTGCTCACGGCCAGCATGGCCAGCGGCCGGGTGGCGGGGGAGGGCGCGTTGCGCTGGCTGCGTGGCTTATCGGCTTGA
- a CDS encoding exodeoxyribonuclease V subunit beta has product MTASNSPATQAAYEHNGRPVSREAFYAIACDPARSVAVEACAGAGKTWMLVSRMLRALLDGCAPHEILAITFTKKAAGEMRQRLQEWLEQFSHKPLEELTAELIARGISPQGALEKREALQNLYRQLLEAGRPVQIRTFHSWFAALLGTAPLALLQQQGLPAHFELLEDDAEAVREVWPPFLQTVADSASLRADYEAVVARHGRSQTHKALAAALAKRVEFDLADEAGVVDASVPPFQQAYPELAALTESAEALQTEAAQQRWRNWASALGAESNKTPQKAADAIIDALACADLNQRLDMLRKAMFVAKEDRLSKNLEKFPAAQEAEPELQRLLTARRQHEAWLHQQRMARLARCLIAQFVAVKQQHGWVDMNDVERTALVMLADPVLSGWVQERLDARIRHLLVDEFQDTNPLQWQALHAWLAGYVGSGGGSAAPSVFIVGDPKQSIYRFRRAEPQVFIAAQAFVRDGLGGDLLSCDHTRRNAQGVIGAVNAVMGQAQAQHETSGFRDHTTESKHPGQLLRLPAIVDADDDSQGAARDPLAWRDSLTEPRHEAEETQRMRECTQAAAWVAAQIASGTPPKEVLVLARKRDRLASMQEALRALHLPCVQPEKADLFDAPEVQDMVALLDALVSPTHDLSLARALKSPLFGLGDDALVTLALLRRQPEHAGCSWFDLLLKSELLAHENQALGAVLTQYQKWVGNLPPHDALHAIYEHGDVLARFAAAAPVTQRQSVQANLRALLAASLQHDGGRYLTPYAFVRAMKKGGVRAPGRADAQAIRLLTVHGAKGLEADCVLLLDTDTRPQKAETMGVLVDWPGEQTVPSAFVFLASESNPPPSAEAALAAEQQARSREELNMLYVAMTRAKHCLALSSVQPGNSAPGSWWNRLAPLVTEVDVLALALPPQGVDAAAPAQTFTIPSLPALPEALQSARVHTAVGLEGDATVAMPGDAESTPLSRQGDAMHQLLEQAGVAGAPLADLRAHGWPAVRLARLAADHDITSAAAEQAARMAQAILAGEGAWAWDPALVQTAINEAPLHYQGQSLRIDRLVQRRAAHAEDAAAGWWVLDYKSAAQPQRQQALVAQLRRYREAVQALMPGEAVHAAFLTGDGRWVMVADAHGAEGASAAQASAVGHTLAPVAPVAAAQPEGQRAQTGPADSPQGSLF; this is encoded by the coding sequence ATGACCGCCAGTAATTCCCCCGCCACCCAGGCCGCCTACGAACACAACGGCCGCCCCGTCTCGCGCGAGGCCTTCTACGCCATCGCCTGCGACCCTGCCCGCAGCGTGGCGGTGGAGGCTTGCGCGGGCGCGGGCAAGACCTGGATGCTGGTCTCGCGCATGCTGCGGGCGCTGCTCGATGGCTGTGCGCCGCATGAAATTCTGGCCATCACCTTCACCAAAAAAGCCGCGGGCGAAATGCGCCAGCGTCTGCAAGAGTGGCTGGAGCAGTTCAGCCACAAGCCGCTCGAAGAACTCACCGCCGAGCTGATTGCACGCGGAATCAGCCCCCAGGGCGCACTGGAAAAGCGCGAGGCGCTACAAAATTTATACCGCCAACTGCTCGAAGCTGGCCGCCCGGTGCAGATCCGCACCTTCCACAGCTGGTTTGCCGCGCTGCTGGGCACGGCCCCGTTGGCGCTGCTGCAGCAGCAAGGACTGCCCGCGCACTTTGAGCTGCTGGAAGACGATGCCGAGGCTGTGCGCGAGGTCTGGCCGCCGTTCCTGCAGACCGTGGCCGACAGCGCCAGCCTGCGTGCCGACTACGAGGCCGTAGTGGCCCGCCACGGCCGCTCGCAAACGCACAAAGCGCTGGCAGCGGCACTGGCCAAGCGGGTGGAGTTTGACCTGGCCGACGAGGCGGGCGTGGTCGATGCCTCGGTGCCGCCGTTCCAGCAGGCGTACCCCGAACTGGCTGCGCTGACGGAGTCCGCCGAGGCCCTGCAGACCGAGGCCGCCCAGCAACGTTGGCGTAACTGGGCCAGCGCCCTGGGAGCAGAGTCCAACAAGACTCCGCAAAAGGCGGCGGACGCCATCATCGACGCGCTGGCCTGCGCCGACCTGAACCAGCGCCTGGACATGCTGCGCAAAGCCATGTTCGTCGCAAAGGAAGACCGCCTGTCGAAGAACCTGGAGAAGTTCCCCGCCGCGCAAGAGGCCGAGCCCGAGCTGCAGCGCCTGCTCACTGCCCGCCGCCAGCACGAGGCCTGGCTGCACCAGCAGCGCATGGCCCGGCTGGCGCGCTGCCTGATTGCGCAATTCGTGGCGGTCAAGCAGCAGCACGGCTGGGTGGACATGAACGATGTGGAGCGCACGGCCTTGGTCATGCTGGCCGACCCGGTGCTCAGTGGCTGGGTGCAGGAGCGGCTGGACGCCCGCATCCGCCACCTGCTGGTGGATGAGTTCCAGGACACCAACCCGCTGCAGTGGCAGGCGCTGCACGCGTGGCTGGCGGGCTATGTAGGCTCGGGTGGTGGCTCTGCCGCGCCCAGCGTGTTCATCGTGGGCGACCCCAAGCAGAGCATCTACCGCTTTCGCCGCGCCGAGCCGCAGGTGTTCATTGCCGCGCAGGCCTTTGTGCGTGACGGGTTGGGCGGTGACCTGCTCAGCTGCGACCACACGCGCCGCAACGCGCAGGGCGTCATTGGCGCCGTCAACGCCGTCATGGGCCAAGCCCAGGCGCAGCACGAGACCAGCGGTTTTCGTGACCACACCACCGAATCCAAACACCCAGGCCAGCTGCTGCGCCTGCCCGCCATCGTCGATGCGGATGACGACAGCCAAGGCGCCGCGCGCGATCCCCTGGCCTGGCGCGACAGCCTGACCGAACCGCGCCACGAGGCCGAAGAAACCCAGCGCATGCGCGAATGCACCCAGGCCGCCGCCTGGGTGGCCGCGCAGATTGCCAGCGGTACGCCACCCAAAGAGGTGCTGGTGCTGGCCCGCAAGCGCGACCGCCTGGCCAGCATGCAAGAGGCCCTGCGCGCCCTGCACCTGCCCTGTGTGCAGCCCGAAAAAGCCGACCTGTTCGACGCACCCGAGGTGCAGGACATGGTGGCGCTGCTCGATGCGCTGGTCTCGCCCACGCACGACCTCTCGTTGGCCCGCGCGCTCAAGTCGCCGTTGTTTGGCCTCGGCGACGATGCGCTGGTGACCTTGGCGTTGCTGCGCCGCCAGCCTGAACATGCGGGTTGCAGTTGGTTTGATTTGCTATTGAAAAGTGAGCTGTTGGCGCATGAAAATCAGGCGCTTGGAGCCGTTTTGACCCAATATCAGAAGTGGGTGGGCAATTTACCGCCGCATGATGCCCTGCACGCCATCTACGAGCACGGCGATGTGCTGGCCCGCTTTGCTGCCGCAGCACCTGTCACCCAGCGTCAGTCCGTGCAGGCCAATCTGCGCGCACTGCTGGCGGCATCGCTGCAGCACGACGGGGGGCGTTACCTCACGCCCTATGCCTTTGTGCGGGCCATGAAAAAAGGCGGCGTGCGTGCCCCTGGCCGGGCCGATGCGCAGGCCATTCGCCTGCTGACAGTGCACGGCGCCAAGGGGCTGGAGGCCGACTGCGTGCTGCTGCTCGACACCGACACCCGCCCGCAGAAGGCCGAAACCATGGGCGTGCTGGTGGACTGGCCTGGCGAGCAAACTGTGCCCTCGGCCTTCGTCTTTCTGGCCAGCGAATCGAATCCGCCGCCCAGCGCAGAAGCCGCGCTGGCCGCCGAGCAGCAGGCCCGCAGCCGCGAGGAGCTGAACATGCTCTATGTGGCCATGACGCGCGCCAAGCATTGCCTGGCGCTGTCGTCGGTGCAACCCGGTAACTCGGCCCCAGGCAGTTGGTGGAACCGGCTCGCCCCGTTGGTGACCGAGGTGGATGTGCTGGCGCTTGCCTTGCCTCCCCAGGGGGTGGACGCCGCAGCACCCGCGCAAACCTTCACCATCCCCAGCCTGCCAGCGTTGCCCGAGGCACTGCAGAGCGCGCGCGTCCACACCGCTGTAGGGCTCGAAGGTGATGCCACCGTGGCCATGCCGGGCGATGCCGAATCGACCCCCTTGTCTCGCCAGGGCGACGCCATGCACCAGTTGTTGGAGCAGGCCGGCGTGGCCGGTGCCCCGCTGGCCGATCTGCGCGCGCACGGTTGGCCCGCCGTGCGCCTCGCCCGCCTGGCTGCGGACCACGACATCACCTCCGCCGCTGCCGAGCAGGCCGCCCGCATGGCGCAGGCCATTCTGGCGGGCGAGGGCGCGTGGGCGTGGGACCCGGCGCTGGTGCAAACCGCCATCAACGAGGCTCCACTGCATTACCAGGGCCAGAGCCTGCGCATCGACCGGCTGGTGCAGCGGCGCGCAGCGCACGCCGAGGATGCAGCAGCAGGCTGGTGGGTGCTGGACTACAAAAGCGCCGCCCAGCCCCAGCGTCAGCAGGCGCTGGTGGCACAGTTGCGACGTTACCGCGAAGCCGTACAGGCGCTGATGCCGGGCGAGGCGGTTCACGCTGCCTTCCTCACGGGTGACGGGCGTTGGGTCATGGTGGCCGATGCGCACGGCGCGGAAGGGGCATCCGCCGCCCAGGCCTCGGCCGTGGGGCATACTCTCGCCCCCGTTGCGCCGGTCGCCGCAGCACAGCCCGAGGGCCAGCGCGCCCAGACGGGGCCGGCGGATTCTCCGCAAGGCTCCTTGTTCTGA
- a CDS encoding PD-(D/E)XK nuclease family protein yields the protein MTVIAKSDQPGGFSSASAVLWQRALAQVAAHAKAHGAHLARTVVLVPYAQLMPWAQRLWAQQVPQGFAPRFETTRNWAHQLQSFEPQGDDLAGDVGRDTLTARALLDRVGQGAQREMLATPLQEAAAQLAPVVAAVPPALRAAWGDEARKLLTQADEGTALHYEALVARLALEWVLASRHATDVLFEPGVRAAVDALVVLEGFQPDALTRSLQAHWGPQGLFIALPALIDDDRSLPRWALHAATDAEDEAHRAAACVLRHIEQGRVPVALAATDRALIRRVLAHLDSSGVLVRDESGWILSTTRAASRVMAALQAAAWNASSNEVLDWIKHTPALMPSEVNRLEQWLRKGVVQHWSAAAARDLSAQPHLARTVANVEAWRDTLRTARPLAQWLPALRAVLEQAGQWQGLQADPAGMRVLAALRLQDGQQAELDGWGERAGRRMTLAEFTRWVKDVLEAGRYVATQAADAPVVVLPMPQLLGRPFAAAVLPGCDEKRLQAAPEPTGDWSQAQREAWGLPTRQSLEAAQRAAWAYALRTPVVDVLWRTGDEGGEPLLASALVLALQLKGVAVPGVDERAARALAAVPTRRPLPVGQALPVAQLSSTAYSDLRHCPYRFFAQRQLGLREADELDAAVDKRDFGNWLHAVLQHFHEALLAEPTDGLDERRVRMDAAAEAVTREQRLQDGDFLPFAAGWAQLRDGYLQWLAGHEQQGAMFRQAEVKARQPLGDLELIGTVDRIDGVSSTGEPSVLVIDYKTESDSVTRQRIKSGAEDTQLPFYAALLHHDTLRAAYVNVGERGETQLHEQDEVVHLRDVLIEGIQHDMARIAAGAPLPALGEGSVCDFCAVRGLCRKDYWADAEQALPAPETP from the coding sequence ATGACAGTCATAGCGAAAAGCGATCAGCCTGGTGGGTTTTCCTCCGCCAGCGCGGTCCTGTGGCAACGTGCGCTGGCCCAAGTGGCCGCACATGCCAAGGCCCATGGCGCCCATCTGGCGCGTACGGTGGTACTGGTGCCCTATGCCCAGTTGATGCCCTGGGCGCAACGCCTTTGGGCCCAACAGGTGCCGCAGGGCTTTGCACCGCGCTTCGAAACCACCCGCAACTGGGCCCACCAGTTGCAGTCTTTTGAGCCCCAAGGGGACGATCTGGCCGGCGACGTGGGCCGTGACACCTTGACGGCCCGCGCCCTGCTGGATCGCGTGGGGCAGGGTGCCCAGCGCGAAATGCTGGCCACGCCCCTGCAGGAAGCCGCTGCCCAACTGGCTCCGGTGGTCGCGGCAGTGCCCCCCGCACTTCGTGCGGCCTGGGGTGATGAGGCCCGCAAGCTGCTGACCCAGGCTGACGAAGGCACGGCCCTGCATTACGAAGCCCTGGTGGCGCGCCTGGCGCTGGAATGGGTGCTGGCGTCGCGCCATGCGACCGATGTATTGTTCGAGCCCGGCGTGCGCGCGGCAGTGGACGCGCTGGTGGTGCTGGAGGGGTTTCAACCCGACGCGCTGACCCGGTCCCTGCAGGCGCATTGGGGCCCCCAGGGCTTGTTTATCGCGTTGCCTGCCCTGATCGACGACGACCGCTCGTTGCCGAGGTGGGCCTTGCACGCTGCGACGGACGCAGAGGACGAGGCCCACCGCGCAGCGGCCTGTGTGCTGCGCCACATCGAGCAAGGCCGCGTGCCTGTGGCCCTGGCGGCCACGGACCGGGCGCTGATACGCCGGGTGCTGGCCCACCTGGACAGCAGTGGTGTGCTGGTGCGTGACGAGAGTGGCTGGATTCTCTCGACCACGCGTGCTGCGTCTCGCGTCATGGCCGCGCTGCAGGCCGCGGCGTGGAACGCCTCGTCCAATGAGGTGCTGGACTGGATCAAGCACACGCCTGCGTTGATGCCAAGTGAGGTGAATCGGCTGGAGCAATGGCTGCGCAAAGGCGTGGTGCAACACTGGAGCGCAGCAGCCGCGCGTGATCTGAGTGCCCAGCCCCACCTGGCCCGTACCGTGGCCAACGTCGAGGCCTGGCGCGACACCCTGCGCACCGCGCGCCCGCTGGCGCAGTGGCTGCCCGCCCTGCGCGCGGTGTTGGAGCAGGCGGGCCAATGGCAAGGCCTGCAGGCCGATCCCGCCGGTATGCGCGTACTGGCTGCACTGCGTTTGCAAGACGGCCAACAGGCTGAGCTGGACGGCTGGGGCGAGCGCGCGGGCCGCCGCATGACGCTGGCGGAATTCACCCGCTGGGTGAAAGACGTGCTGGAAGCCGGGCGCTACGTGGCCACACAGGCTGCCGATGCGCCGGTGGTTGTATTGCCCATGCCCCAATTGTTGGGGCGCCCCTTCGCGGCCGCCGTGCTGCCGGGCTGCGATGAAAAGCGCTTGCAAGCTGCGCCCGAACCTACCGGCGACTGGTCCCAAGCCCAGCGCGAAGCCTGGGGCCTGCCCACGCGCCAATCGCTGGAAGCCGCGCAGCGTGCCGCCTGGGCTTATGCCCTGCGTACCCCAGTGGTCGATGTGCTGTGGCGCACGGGCGACGAGGGCGGCGAGCCTCTGCTGGCCAGTGCCCTGGTGTTGGCGCTTCAACTGAAGGGCGTCGCCGTACCCGGCGTCGATGAACGCGCGGCACGCGCACTGGCCGCAGTGCCCACGCGGCGCCCCCTGCCCGTGGGCCAGGCCCTGCCAGTGGCGCAGCTGTCGTCCACCGCATATTCCGATCTGCGCCACTGCCCCTACCGCTTTTTCGCTCAGCGCCAACTGGGCCTGCGCGAGGCTGACGAGCTGGACGCCGCAGTGGACAAGCGTGACTTTGGCAACTGGCTGCACGCGGTACTGCAGCATTTTCATGAAGCCTTGCTGGCGGAGCCGACCGATGGTCTGGATGAGCGCCGCGTGCGCATGGACGCCGCCGCCGAGGCCGTCACCCGCGAGCAGCGTTTGCAAGACGGCGACTTCCTGCCCTTTGCCGCCGGCTGGGCACAACTGCGCGACGGCTATTTGCAGTGGCTGGCCGGGCACGAGCAGCAAGGCGCAATGTTCCGCCAGGCCGAGGTCAAGGCCCGCCAGCCGCTGGGCGACCTGGAGCTGATCGGCACCGTCGACCGCATCGACGGCGTCTCCAGTACCGGCGAGCCTTCGGTGCTGGTGATCGACTACAAGACCGAGAGCGACAGCGTCACCCGCCAGCGCATCAAGAGTGGCGCAGAAGACACCCAGTTGCCGTTCTACGCCGCCCTGCTGCACCACGACACGCTGCGCGCCGCCTATGTCAATGTGGGTGAGAGGGGCGAGACGCAACTGCACGAGCAGGACGAGGTGGTGCACCTGCGCGATGTACTCATCGAAGGCATACAGCACGACATGGCCCGCATCGCCGCCGGTGCGCCGCTGCCTGCGCTGGGCGAGGGCTCGGTGTGCGATTTTTGCGCCGTGCGCGGCCTGTGCCGCAAAGACTATTGGGCAGATGCCGAGCAGGCACTGCCCGCGCCAGAGACGCCATGA
- the trxA gene encoding thioredoxin TrxA, translating into MASELIKHVSDASFEADVLQPGSAVLVDYWAEWCGPCKMIAPILDEVAGTYQGKLQIAKMNVDENREIPAKFGIRGIPTLMLFKDGQLAATKVGAMSKAQLTAFIDQQLA; encoded by the coding sequence ATGGCCAGCGAACTCATCAAACATGTCTCTGACGCCAGCTTCGAAGCCGACGTGCTCCAACCCGGCTCCGCTGTGCTGGTGGACTACTGGGCCGAGTGGTGCGGCCCCTGCAAGATGATTGCCCCCATCCTGGACGAAGTCGCAGGCACCTACCAGGGCAAGCTGCAGATCGCCAAGATGAACGTGGACGAGAACCGCGAGATCCCCGCCAAGTTCGGCATCCGTGGCATCCCCACCCTCATGCTGTTCAAGGATGGCCAACTGGCTGCCACCAAGGTCGGCGCGATGAGCAAGGCCCAGTTGACCGCCTTCATCGACCAACAACTGGCCTGA
- the rho gene encoding transcription termination factor Rho: MHLNELKALHVSEVLKQAEELEIENTGRMRKQELMFAIIKKRAKAGEQVFADGVLEILPDGFGFLRSPDTSFTASTDDIYISPSQVRRFNLHTGDMIEGEVRTPKDGERYFALTKLDKVNDGPPEQNKHKVMFENLTPLFPKEQMRLERDVKSEENITGRIIDIIAPIGRGQRALIVAPPKSGKTVMMQHIAHAITANNPDVHLMVLLVDERPEEVTEMQRTVKGEIIASTFDEPAARHVHVAEMVIERAKRLVELKKDVVILLDSITRLARAYNNVVPSSGKVLSGGVDAAALQRPKRFFGAARKVEEGGSLTIIATALVDTGSRMDEVIFEEFKGTGNCEIHLNRRLYEKRVFPAIELNKSGTRREELLLAPEILQKTRILRQFMYNMDEIESMELMIKNMKATKTNVDFFDMMRRGG, from the coding sequence ATGCACTTAAACGAACTCAAGGCACTGCATGTGTCTGAAGTCCTGAAGCAGGCCGAAGAACTCGAAATCGAAAACACCGGCCGCATGCGCAAGCAGGAGTTGATGTTTGCCATCATCAAGAAGCGAGCCAAGGCGGGTGAGCAGGTGTTTGCAGACGGCGTGCTGGAAATCCTGCCCGATGGCTTCGGCTTTCTGCGCAGTCCCGACACGAGCTTCACCGCAAGCACGGACGATATCTACATCAGCCCCAGCCAGGTGCGTCGCTTCAACCTGCACACCGGCGACATGATCGAAGGCGAAGTGCGCACGCCCAAGGACGGCGAGCGCTACTTTGCGCTGACCAAGCTCGACAAGGTCAACGACGGCCCACCCGAGCAGAACAAGCACAAGGTGATGTTCGAAAACCTGACACCCCTGTTCCCCAAGGAACAGATGCGCTTGGAACGCGACGTCAAGAGCGAAGAGAACATCACCGGCCGCATCATCGACATCATCGCGCCCATTGGCCGCGGCCAGCGCGCGCTGATCGTCGCGCCGCCCAAGAGCGGCAAGACGGTGATGATGCAGCACATCGCCCACGCGATCACGGCCAACAATCCCGACGTGCACCTGATGGTGCTGCTGGTGGACGAGCGCCCTGAAGAAGTGACCGAAATGCAGCGCACGGTCAAGGGCGAAATCATTGCCTCCACCTTCGACGAGCCTGCCGCCCGCCACGTGCACGTGGCCGAGATGGTGATTGAGCGCGCCAAGCGCTTGGTCGAATTGAAGAAGGACGTGGTGATCCTGCTGGACTCCATCACCCGCCTGGCCCGCGCGTACAACAACGTCGTGCCGTCGAGCGGCAAGGTGCTGTCCGGCGGTGTGGATGCCGCCGCGCTGCAGCGCCCCAAGCGCTTCTTTGGAGCCGCCCGCAAGGTCGAGGAAGGTGGCTCGCTCACCATCATCGCCACCGCGCTGGTGGACACCGGCAGCCGCATGGACGAAGTGATCTTTGAAGAATTCAAGGGCACGGGCAACTGCGAAATCCACCTGAACCGCCGCCTGTACGAAAAGCGTGTGTTCCCCGCCATCGAGCTCAACAAGAGCGGCACGCGCCGTGAAGAGCTGCTGCTGGCGCCGGAGATCCTGCAGAAGACCCGCATCCTGCGCCAGTTCATGTACAACATGGACGAGATAGAGTCGATGGAACTCATGATCAAGAACATGAAGGCCACCAAGACCAATGTGGACTTCTTCGACATGATGCGAAGGGGTGGGTAA
- a CDS encoding type B 50S ribosomal protein L31, producing MKEGIHPNYREVLFVDLSNGFKFVTRSCVNTKETETHEGKEYPLFKLDTSSESHPFYTGTQKSVDNMGGRVERFRNRFGKTAAK from the coding sequence ATGAAAGAAGGCATTCACCCCAACTACCGCGAAGTCCTGTTCGTGGACCTGTCCAACGGCTTCAAGTTCGTGACCCGCTCGTGCGTGAACACCAAGGAAACCGAAACCCACGAAGGCAAGGAATACCCGCTGTTCAAGCTGGATACCTCTTCTGAGTCGCACCCCTTCTACACGGGTACGCAAAAGTCCGTGGACAACATGGGTGGCCGCGTGGAGCGCTTCCGCAACCGTTTCGGCAAGACCGCAGCGAAGTAA
- a CDS encoding MATE family efflux transporter — MSELSTIARHAVTVLAGQLAVMAFGVTDTIVAGRYSESSLAALSVGSAIFISVYVALIGVLQALLPVWAELRGAQQPEAVGRSLRQALYLCAAASVLGMAVLLSPGALLRWTEVPPALRPQVENYLAVLALALPPSLLFRIYSTLNQALGHPRLVTWLQVGSLFIKLPLSVWFTFGGGGLPALGVVGCAWATLAVNCSMLALAVWLLRTQDIYTPLGLWRRMEPPHWPTIAGFARLGIPAGLAVMVEVTSFTLMALFIARQGTTSAAAHQIAANIAAVLYMVPLSLSIATSARVSYWLGAQEPLRARQVVLMGFSLAALVGFTLAAILLIARHPISQIYTDNASVAAVAGAALVWVAAYHAADAVQTLCVFVLRCYRITLAPLVVYCALLWGAGLAGGYWLAYGGSGPWSGVASPTPFWVASAAALAVTALLFAAMLWRAISPAGQSHASDWPER; from the coding sequence ATGTCGGAGCTGTCCACCATCGCCCGGCACGCTGTGACCGTGCTGGCGGGGCAACTGGCCGTGATGGCGTTCGGGGTGACGGACACCATTGTCGCGGGGCGCTACAGCGAATCGTCGCTGGCAGCGCTGTCGGTGGGTTCTGCGATCTTCATCAGCGTGTATGTCGCGCTCATCGGTGTTTTGCAGGCCTTGCTGCCCGTGTGGGCCGAACTGCGCGGTGCGCAGCAACCCGAGGCCGTGGGGCGGTCGCTGCGGCAAGCCTTGTACCTGTGTGCTGCGGCCTCGGTGCTAGGCATGGCGGTGCTACTGTCACCGGGTGCGCTGCTGCGCTGGACGGAGGTACCGCCTGCGCTCCGCCCCCAGGTCGAAAACTACTTGGCGGTGCTGGCGCTGGCCTTGCCGCCCTCCCTGTTGTTTCGGATCTACAGCACCCTCAACCAGGCCCTGGGCCATCCGCGCCTGGTCACCTGGTTGCAGGTGGGCTCGCTGTTCATCAAGCTGCCGCTGTCGGTGTGGTTCACCTTTGGTGGAGGGGGCCTGCCCGCACTGGGCGTGGTGGGCTGCGCCTGGGCCACGCTGGCCGTCAACTGCAGCATGCTGGCCTTGGCCGTGTGGCTGCTGCGCACGCAGGACATCTACACCCCCCTAGGCTTGTGGCGTCGCATGGAGCCGCCCCACTGGCCCACCATTGCGGGCTTTGCCAGGCTGGGCATTCCGGCGGGCCTGGCCGTGATGGTGGAGGTCACCTCCTTCACCCTGATGGCCTTGTTCATCGCGCGCCAAGGCACCACGTCGGCCGCGGCCCACCAGATTGCCGCCAACATCGCCGCCGTGCTCTACATGGTGCCGCTGTCACTGTCCATTGCCACCAGTGCACGCGTGAGCTACTGGCTGGGCGCACAAGAGCCCCTGCGTGCGCGCCAGGTGGTTTTGATGGGTTTTTCGCTGGCAGCGCTAGTCGGATTTACCTTGGCAGCTATATTATTAATAGCAAGACACCCGATCAGCCAGATTTACACCGACAACGCCAGCGTGGCAGCAGTGGCCGGCGCAGCCCTGGTCTGGGTGGCGGCTTACCACGCTGCCGACGCCGTGCAAACGCTGTGTGTGTTTGTGCTGCGCTGCTATCGCATCACGCTGGCGCCACTGGTGGTGTACTGCGCGCTGCTGTGGGGTGCAGGCCTGGCGGGCGGCTATTGGCTGGCGTATGGTGGTAGCGGGCCCTGGTCGGGCGTGGCGTCTCCCACCCCGTTCTGGGTCGCCAGTGCGGCAGCACTCGCCGTGACCGCCTTGCTGTTTGCCGCCATGCTCTGGCGCGCCATCAGCCCGGCAGGGCAAAGCCACGCAAGCGATTGGCCGGAAAGGTGA